One stretch of Sulfuricurvum kujiense DSM 16994 DNA includes these proteins:
- a CDS encoding type II toxin-antitoxin system VapC family toxin has protein sequence MKYIIDTHILLWLIFDPDKIDAKKLDLLKDPKNSVYVSNISFWEIALKFSLGKLELEGLNPDELPDVAKKMGIETHTIDTKSMSGVYKLPQITNHKDPFDRLIINDCIHHGYTLVSDDSKFKHYESLGLKIL, from the coding sequence ATGAAATACATCATTGATACCCATATTCTTTTATGGCTTATATTCGATCCCGATAAGATTGATGCAAAGAAGTTAGATTTACTCAAAGACCCTAAAAACTCGGTTTATGTGAGCAATATCAGTTTTTGGGAAATCGCACTTAAATTTAGTCTTGGCAAATTAGAACTGGAAGGGTTGAATCCCGATGAACTGCCTGATGTTGCAAAAAAGATGGGAATCGAAACCCATACTATTGATACCAAAAGTATGTCCGGTGTCTATAAGCTTCCGCAAATAACAAATCATAAAGATCCATTTGATCGTTTGATTATTAATGACTGTATTCATCATGGGTACACTTTGGTCTCTGATGATTCTAAATTCAAGCACTATGAATCTCTTGGTTTGAAAATACTCTGA
- a CDS encoding type II toxin-antitoxin system Phd/YefM family antitoxin, giving the protein MQSIQVGQLKSDFSNILQLVQQEGETFIVEYGKNHKKVAMIIPYDAALDQSQERVFGLYKNRGHVKFNDDFEMSTEELLGL; this is encoded by the coding sequence ATGCAATCGATTCAAGTTGGACAATTAAAAAGCGATTTTTCTAACATTTTACAGTTGGTTCAACAAGAAGGGGAAACGTTTATCGTTGAATATGGAAAAAATCATAAAAAAGTGGCAATGATTATCCCCTATGATGCTGCATTGGATCAAAGTCAAGAGAGAGTCTTTGGGTTGTATAAAAATCGAGGGCATGTAAAATTTAATGATGACTTTGAAATGAGTACTGAAGAGTTGTTAGGCTTATGA